GTTCCACGACACCACATCGCAGGCCGAGTAGCACACGCCGCAATTGATGCATTCGATGCCTTCATCGGCGGCCTGCCGTTCCGGCGAGGACGGCTCGACGACAGCGAAATCCGCGGGCGGGTTCTCGCCCGGCTCGAAATAGCCGTGCGCATCGCGCCATTTGTTGAAGAAAGGCTCCATGTCCACCGTCAGATCCTTGACGATGGGCAGGTTGCGCAACGGCTCCAGCTTGAGCGGCCCGCTTTCGAGTTCGTCGACGCGGGTGCGGCAGGTCCAGCGCGGCCGTTCGTTGACGACCATGGCACAGGAACCGCACATCCCGACGCGGCAGGCGAAACGATAGGACAGCGTTTCGTCCTGGGTGCGCTGGATCTCGGTGACGACATCCAGCACGGTTTGATTGGCACGCGCCGGGACTTCAAAAGTCTGAAAGGCGCCGTCTTCATCACCCCGCCAGACCTGCACTGTCAATACAGGGACTGGCGAGGTGTCGTTCTTGCTTTTTTCTTGAACACTCATGACGCAGGTCAGGAGCCTCCGTAGTTATTGTTGATTGTCAGCTTCCGTTCGCGCCGTGAATTCCCGGGAAGTAGATGTCCTTCCAGGACTTGGCCTTGGCAGTAACGAGACCGGCACGATTCATGTAATCCAGATAGGTGGTCACTTTCTTCGGCGTGGTGGTCCACTCGTTCACCGGATCGCGGATGATCTTTTCAGCATCGGCAACCGGGAGCTTCGAGTTTTCCGCCTTCACCCAGATCGCGGCAGCCTTTGCCGGATCGGCCTTGATGTTGGCCATCGCCTCTTCAAGCGCGCCGAGGAAAGCCTTCATGACCTTCGGATTGGCCTCGACGAACTTGGTCGTCGCCCAGACCGAGTTGAAGGTGTGCGGCCCGCCCAGCACGTCATAGCTGTTGAGAACGCGATGAGCCTTCGGGTCCCTCAGTTCAAGATCCTGAAACGGGGCCGAGCCGAAATGAGCATCAACCTCGGAATGGCCGCCAAGCATGGCCGCCATGGCATCCGGATGGCTCATCGACACGGTGAACGGATCGAGCTTGTGGCTCTGCTCCGGCCCGAACAGTTTCTCCGCCGCCATCTGGAGCGTGATCGCCTGGAT
The nucleotide sequence above comes from [Pseudomonas] carboxydohydrogena. Encoded proteins:
- a CDS encoding ABC transporter substrate-binding protein, translating into MLKSVVKTMAAIGLVAGLAGGAHAEVNTVRIAKQYGLGYLPLTMMEEQQLFEKHAKAEGIDLKVEWLRFSSGSGMNEALLSGNLDFAGGGVGPLLTIWGKTQSNYKVRGVATLNAMPLYLVTTNPNVKTIKDFTEKDKIGLPAVKVSIQAITLQMAAEKLFGPEQSHKLDPFTVSMSHPDAMAAMLGGHSEVDAHFGSAPFQDLELRDPKAHRVLNSYDVLGGPHTFNSVWATTKFVEANPKVMKAFLGALEEAMANIKADPAKAAAIWVKAENSKLPVADAEKIIRDPVNEWTTTPKKVTTYLDYMNRAGLVTAKAKSWKDIYFPGIHGANGS
- a CDS encoding succinate dehydrogenase/fumarate reductase iron-sulfur subunit, whose amino-acid sequence is MSVQEKSKNDTSPVPVLTVQVWRGDEDGAFQTFEVPARANQTVLDVVTEIQRTQDETLSYRFACRVGMCGSCAMVVNERPRWTCRTRVDELESGPLKLEPLRNLPIVKDLTVDMEPFFNKWRDAHGYFEPGENPPADFAVVEPSSPERQAADEGIECINCGVCYSACDVVSWNEDYLGPAALNRAWTLVNDVRDRGQDARLTAVTGDAGCHSCHSHMSCTEFCPKHLSPTFSIAGLKRATSNKLWRRR